Proteins encoded within one genomic window of Streptomyces taklimakanensis:
- a CDS encoding PucR family transcriptional regulator, producing the protein MGANGTGDTDGTDGTGATGGPPEGPAGSAPRVTLEGLLSVVGAGAVEPCVAPRGLGAPVTGVTVLDETEPATGPGELLLVVGVDPESAVAVDIVRRAGEAGAAAVVFGPGRSGRPSTALREAAEETGTVVLLRTAWSPWAQLVSVLRAGLASVGVPPDPAMAAVAPGDLDGLAEAVAALVDGAVTIEDTRSRVLAYSSEQQEVDEVRRLTILGRRVPEWRVAAMREDGFFRALWSSGDVLHRPARGDAPERLVAVVRAGGEPLGSIWVAAAGRPLAPNATDILRAAARTAAPHLIRHRTRGGHEHLVEEAVRALLEGRGSPEAAAERAVLPARGSYAVLAVRVVPGREDAGPGREDETSARLSGMLTLHCAARGHRAVAVLLGGAVLVVVGALEAAGERAEAQVARLGASLVRQASAALGAEVRIGLGEVVDGPARLPESRRSAEEALRALLETRGAPTHARVGEVAEAVGMGRIADALEGLSLPPQTPVARLAAFDAEHGGISTVETLRAYLDHFGDVPAASRALGVHPNSLRYRLRRLVQVSGIDLADPDSRLLAQIQLRLLDRGA; encoded by the coding sequence ATGGGGGCGAACGGTACGGGGGACACGGACGGCACGGACGGCACGGGCGCCACGGGCGGGCCGCCCGAGGGCCCCGCGGGGAGCGCGCCCCGGGTCACCCTGGAGGGTCTGCTGTCCGTGGTGGGGGCCGGGGCGGTGGAGCCGTGCGTGGCCCCCCGGGGGCTGGGGGCGCCGGTCACCGGGGTGACCGTGCTGGACGAGACGGAGCCCGCGACCGGCCCGGGGGAGCTGCTGCTGGTGGTCGGCGTCGACCCGGAGTCGGCCGTCGCCGTCGACATCGTGCGCCGGGCCGGAGAGGCCGGAGCGGCGGCCGTGGTGTTCGGGCCGGGGCGCTCGGGGCGGCCGTCCACGGCGCTGCGGGAGGCCGCCGAGGAGACCGGCACCGTGGTGCTCCTCCGCACGGCGTGGAGCCCCTGGGCACAACTGGTGAGCGTGCTGCGGGCGGGACTGGCCTCGGTGGGCGTCCCGCCCGACCCGGCGATGGCGGCCGTGGCGCCGGGCGATCTGGACGGGCTCGCCGAAGCGGTGGCGGCGCTGGTCGACGGCGCGGTGACCATCGAGGACACCCGGTCGCGGGTGCTCGCCTACTCCTCCGAACAGCAGGAGGTGGACGAGGTGCGACGGCTGACGATCCTCGGCCGCCGCGTCCCGGAGTGGCGCGTCGCCGCGATGCGGGAGGACGGCTTCTTCCGGGCGCTGTGGAGTTCGGGGGACGTCCTGCACCGACCGGCGCGGGGAGACGCCCCGGAGCGTCTGGTGGCGGTGGTCAGGGCGGGCGGTGAACCCCTGGGCTCGATCTGGGTGGCGGCCGCCGGGCGCCCCCTCGCGCCGAACGCGACGGACATCCTGCGGGCGGCGGCCCGGACGGCGGCCCCCCACCTGATCCGTCACCGCACCCGCGGAGGGCACGAACACCTCGTCGAGGAGGCGGTGCGGGCCCTGCTGGAGGGACGCGGCTCCCCCGAGGCGGCGGCCGAGCGGGCCGTACTGCCGGCGCGCGGGTCCTACGCGGTGCTGGCGGTGCGCGTCGTGCCGGGCCGGGAGGACGCCGGACCGGGTCGGGAGGACGAGACCTCCGCGCGGCTGTCCGGCATGTTGACGCTGCACTGTGCCGCCCGGGGGCACCGGGCCGTGGCCGTCCTGCTGGGCGGCGCGGTCCTGGTGGTCGTGGGCGCCCTGGAGGCGGCCGGGGAACGGGCCGAAGCCCAGGTGGCGCGGCTGGGGGCCTCGCTGGTGCGGCAGGCGTCGGCCGCGTTGGGCGCGGAGGTGAGGATCGGCCTGGGAGAGGTGGTGGACGGCCCCGCCCGGCTGCCCGAGTCCCGCCGATCGGCCGAGGAGGCGCTGCGGGCCCTGCTGGAGACCCGCGGAGCCCCCACCCACGCCCGGGTGGGGGAGGTGGCCGAGGCGGTCGGCATGGGCCGGATCGCCGACGCGCTCGAAGGACTGTCGCTGCCCCCGCAGACGCCCGTGGCCCGACTGGCGGCGTTCGACGCCGAGCACGGCGGAATCTCCACGGTGGAGACCCTGCGGGCGTACCTCGACCACTTCGGCGACGTGCCCGCCGCCTCCCGGGCCCTGGGCGTGCACCCCAACAGCCTGCGCTACCGCCTCCGTCGGCTCGTCCAGGTGTCGGGGATCGACCTGGCGGACCCCGACTCCCGTCTGTTGGCCCAGATCCAACTGCGGCTGCTCGACCGCGGCGCCTGA
- a CDS encoding diaminopimelate decarboxylase has translation MTTDPTELAGLTEPARRREHVLRAAVREGLLHPERDPLAGFVDLDGLATTAGALRRAFPDSLDVLHAFAVKANCLVPVLAELVRNGMGCEVATAGELDRALEAGCPPERIVFDSPAKTRAELRRALDLGIAVNIDNFQELSRVDALRADRMSRSPIGLRVNPQVGGGTIGAMSTATRHSKFGVPLEDDGNRQRLLRIYRERPWLTWVHAHVGSQGCPLDLIAQGVARAVEFAEEVNRHIGRRQVVGIDIGGGLPVNFAGEEVRPGFDEYVSRLRAHAPTLFDGRYAVVTEFGRSVAAKNGFTAAYVEYTKNAGGRPVAITHAGVQVATRTVFAPDSWPVRIEAHGPDGGAKDGAPVRQDIAGPACFAGDLLARDRALPPLEPGDLVVVPDTGAYYFSTPFHYNSLPEPAVHGFRVLADGRVGFEPVRPVRAERSLPVAVG, from the coding sequence ATGACCACCGACCCCACAGAACTCGCCGGCCTCACCGAGCCCGCCCGGCGGCGGGAGCACGTCCTGCGGGCGGCCGTGCGCGAGGGGCTGCTCCACCCCGAGCGGGATCCGCTGGCCGGGTTCGTCGACCTCGACGGTCTCGCCACGACGGCCGGCGCCCTGCGCCGCGCGTTCCCCGACTCGCTCGACGTCCTCCACGCCTTCGCGGTCAAGGCCAACTGCCTGGTGCCGGTGCTGGCGGAGCTGGTCCGCAACGGCATGGGCTGCGAGGTCGCCACCGCCGGCGAACTCGACCGGGCGCTGGAGGCGGGCTGCCCGCCGGAGCGGATCGTGTTCGACTCGCCGGCCAAGACCCGCGCTGAGCTGCGACGGGCCCTGGACCTGGGGATCGCGGTCAACATCGACAACTTCCAGGAGCTGTCCAGAGTCGACGCCCTCCGGGCGGACCGGATGTCCCGATCGCCGATCGGGCTGCGCGTCAACCCGCAGGTCGGCGGCGGCACGATCGGCGCGATGAGCACCGCCACCCGTCATTCGAAGTTCGGCGTGCCCCTGGAGGACGACGGCAACCGGCAACGGCTGCTGCGTATCTACCGGGAACGCCCCTGGCTCACCTGGGTGCACGCGCACGTCGGCTCCCAGGGGTGCCCGCTGGACCTGATCGCCCAGGGCGTCGCCCGGGCCGTGGAGTTCGCCGAGGAGGTCAACCGCCACATCGGGCGGCGGCAGGTGGTCGGGATCGACATCGGGGGAGGGCTGCCGGTCAACTTCGCCGGCGAGGAGGTCCGGCCCGGCTTCGACGAGTACGTCTCCCGGCTGCGCGCGCACGCGCCGACGCTCTTCGACGGGAGGTACGCCGTCGTCACCGAGTTCGGCCGCTCGGTGGCGGCCAAGAACGGCTTCACCGCCGCGTACGTGGAGTACACCAAGAACGCGGGCGGCCGCCCGGTGGCGATCACCCACGCCGGGGTGCAGGTCGCCACGCGGACCGTCTTCGCCCCCGACTCCTGGCCGGTGCGGATCGAGGCCCACGGCCCCGACGGCGGGGCGAAGGACGGAGCGCCCGTGCGGCAGGACATCGCCGGCCCGGCCTGCTTCGCGGGCGACCTGCTGGCGCGCGACCGGGCGCTGCCGCCGCTGGAGCCCGGCGATCTCGTCGTCGTTCCGGACACCGGCGCGTACTACTTCTCCACGCCCTTCCACTACAACAGCCTGCCCGAACCCGCCGTCCACGGCTTCCGCGTCCTCGCCGACGGCCGGGTCGGCTTCGAGCCCGTCCGCCCCGTGCGGGCGGAGCGGAGCCTGCCGGTGGCCGTCGGTTGA
- a CDS encoding small ribosomal subunit Rsm22 family protein produces the protein MLAPLHIDEELRDALAGLLDGLPPRRAAGAVERLIAGYRGSDPAGVPVLRDRADVVAYAAYRMPATFEAAAAALGALADRAPDLDPATHLDVGGGTGAAVWAAAATWGDGGGHTRATTVLDRAEPALALGRELAETSESAAVRAAEWRRAPIGTDGGLPAADLVTVSYVLGELPENVRHRLVDAAAEAAGRAVVIVEPGTPAGYGRVIEARGRLIDAGLRVLAPCPHSGACPLEPGADWCHFAVRVSRSSLHRQVKGGSLAYEDEKFSYVAAVRPDPDGTLPGAPAGARIVRRPQLRKGQVLLDLCTGPDGERGGLRRATVTRRHRPAYRAARDAAWGDTWDEEPGGEEARE, from the coding sequence GTGCTTGCCCCCCTCCACATCGACGAAGAGCTGCGCGACGCGCTCGCCGGACTGCTCGACGGGCTGCCGCCGCGCCGGGCCGCCGGAGCCGTCGAGCGGCTGATCGCCGGCTACCGGGGGAGCGACCCCGCCGGTGTGCCCGTGCTGCGCGACCGGGCGGACGTGGTGGCGTACGCCGCCTACCGGATGCCCGCCACCTTCGAGGCCGCCGCCGCCGCGCTGGGCGCCCTCGCCGATCGGGCCCCCGACCTGGATCCGGCCACCCACCTGGACGTGGGCGGCGGCACCGGCGCGGCCGTGTGGGCCGCCGCCGCGACCTGGGGCGACGGCGGCGGGCACACCAGGGCGACCACCGTCCTGGACCGGGCCGAGCCCGCCCTCGCCCTCGGCCGCGAGCTGGCGGAGACCTCCGAATCGGCCGCCGTGCGCGCCGCCGAGTGGCGACGTGCCCCGATCGGCACCGACGGCGGGCTGCCCGCCGCCGACCTCGTCACCGTCTCCTACGTGCTGGGAGAGCTGCCCGAGAACGTCCGACACCGCCTGGTGGACGCCGCCGCCGAGGCGGCCGGACGGGCCGTGGTGATCGTCGAGCCGGGCACCCCCGCGGGCTACGGGCGGGTCATCGAGGCGCGCGGTCGGCTGATCGACGCCGGACTGCGCGTCCTCGCCCCCTGCCCGCACAGCGGGGCCTGCCCCCTGGAGCCGGGCGCGGACTGGTGCCACTTCGCCGTCCGCGTCAGCCGCTCCTCCCTCCACCGACAGGTGAAGGGAGGCTCCCTGGCGTACGAGGACGAGAAGTTCTCCTACGTGGCGGCCGTCCGCCCCGACCCGGACGGCACCCTGCCCGGCGCTCCCGCCGGGGCGCGGATCGTGCGCAGGCCGCAGCTCCGCAAGGGGCAGGTCCTCCTCGACCTGTGCACCGGCCCGGACGGGGAACGCGGCGGCCTGCGGCGCGCGACCGTCACCCGACGGCACCGCCCGGCCTACCGCGCCGCCCGGGACGCGGCCTGGGGCGACACCTGGGACGAGGAGCCGGGGGGCGAGGAGGCGCGGGAGTGA